The nucleotide sequence ACAAGTTCTTGTTCCCCAAGGACAACAAATTATTGTTTCACAAACAAAAGTTAATGTTCCACAATCACAAGGACATGTTCCACAAGGGCCACAAGTTATTGTTGCACCACCACAAGGTCATGTTCAACAAGGACAAGTTATTGTTTCACAAGAAAAAGTTTATGGTGCACCACCACAAGGACCACAAGTTATTGTTGCACCACCACAAGGTCATGTTCCACAAGGATCACAAGTTATTGTTTCACAAACAAAAGTTAATGTTCCACCACCACAAGGTTATGTTCAACAAGGACCACAACTTATTGTTGCACCGCCACAAGGTCATGTTCAACAAGGATCACAAGTTCTTGTTGCACGACCACAAATTCTTGTGTCACAACGGCCACAAGTTCTTGTTGGACCAGCACAAGTTCATGTTAGACCACATGGAGTTATAAATGTTTATGGGGTTCCACAGCAACAGCAAATTCTTGTTCGACCACCTGGAGTTATAAATGTTTATGGGCGTCCACAGCAACAGCAAGTATTTGTTCCACCTGGAGGTACCTTTGGTTAGTAATTAATGAAAGGAGTATTGTTGTcacaaataaatatgtattaagcACATAatgtttttgttctttttttttaaattagctaaatatACCCCTTCGAAAACTATGGACAAACCTACAgcaaaccaacattaaacatggtcttatcaaagcagtTCAAAATCTGTACaatggaacgactgcaaaaattaaaactggatcaaggatgtctgagggGTTTAAGGTAACTAAAGGATTGAAACAGGTTTGCTGTATTTCGCTTACCATTTTCAATATCTGGAATTCTACcttatctggaacaagcactcaagctgtggaaaagaaaatgtaatggcatgggaatctCTTTCAATGACGAgacaacactatacactttatgATTCGCTGATGACTATATTCTGATTGCCATTAGACGATGgagtagaaattaaacactgtgataaatacaaatacctgggCATGAACATAaatcaagatggaacactcgatgctgctatataAGACAGAatcatacagggtagaaaagccatatccaagacaaacggcattctgtgggaccaaacaatatccAAAgggaacaaacagctcatatacaatatcatacttaaaagtataatcacatatgacagtgaagtttggccactgaaacaaaggaCAGAGAAAATTTTACTAGTACTAataacagaaatggatttctagAGAAGAGCAGCAAGCAAATCTACAaaagatcggataccaaatgagagaatacgagaaattatgggagtcacacatacaataattgatgagttaacaacaaaacaactcatagggtacggccatgtacagagaatgccagatgcagagccgtgcggtacattttttcaatatgatgcaagtcttcgaaatgccgccccttaaatataacttaacttttgtttttattaaatgaaaCTGCACAAAATAaacaaacttttattttaaaaacaaaacataatttaaattaaatgaaatacgtattaacattaaatagcatttacaaaatttacaattttacccttctgactttaattttggcaaatgagtgctaattttttaagttttgtttgtcttatggaacTTGGTaaacagtttttaataatttttaattttgaaaaacttctttctccACTCACTACCtagacagggagtgttaataaaattcttagcgaTACAACTACATTTATGTGTACAGAAATAGTTCAAAAATTCTAAAGGTTTCATGGACTATGTTATCATTTGGGATATATCACACAATTCTTCTAGAAGATCATTTGCCTGTATATCCGATTCTTTTTCCATTGAAAGTATTGAATaaagattcatacaatatttttttagttttatcatttatttcccccaatttaaaaatatcattaaaaatttatttatttatgaatttctagaagcgaaaatcgaacAATCAAATAATTAATGGCAATGTCTAGAATATagataaacaaaattattttaaatttatcttcttctGTTAAGAGCTCATCCATATATTTTTCGTCATCAAATTGACGCttttttctcctggctcgaatttcatttttCGCTGGAAATTCGAagcttatatcaagattttctgcaatttcataaGCAGTAATTTTCGTTTGGTCATAGCCAGATTGTCtgtaactaattttttttattgtttctggcAACCTTTTTGCACAATCTGACAAATtagttacatgttgcaacatcttcgagactgagaccgaatttatatgaaataaaatatcatgccaaagaactacaccgcatataaatttataatttttaatatttcttgcCAATCCTCGTGCTCTAACTTTAGTTTCTGTATATTTGTTAACTTCTTTTATTATTTCGAATAAGGCATCATATATTTAACAAAATTGAAATCTTAaaggtttcaatgcatctattcgacttgaCCATCTACTAATATCGCTTAACGGTTTTAAAGttagttgtgaaacatgttttttcagagcttcccaacgctttgtagaatcagaaaaaaaagtgtacaggttttgtataatacaaaaaaaggttattgtttctgtagaagaagacgATTTCACTTTTAAAACTAAGTTTACAGAGTGGTATGCGCCACTCTTTAGACTAAGGTCAGacaagcgataatttacggcgccgtaagagcactAAAATggagcgcgaaaatgggtcccacggtgaaAGTAGTGTATGGCCAGACGatctgtaaaatatcgcgcagcaacatagcAACATTAGGATatgacccattttcgcgcttcattttactgctcttacggcgacGTAAATTATCGCTTGTCAGGCCTTAGCCTTAGGcaaaggccacacgggcgataatttacggcgtcgtaagagcagtaaacctgacgaggcattggttgactaactcctacttcatctacaattggtggaggagttagACAACCAATgtgtttactgctcttacggcaccgtaaattatcgcccgtgtggcctttcgcttAAACTCGAGTGACACACACCATcggatcatcatcatcat is from Diabrotica virgifera virgifera chromosome 9, PGI_DIABVI_V3a and encodes:
- the LOC114330668 gene encoding basic salivary proline-rich protein 1-like isoform X2 encodes the protein MNFRIAALLIFVTAFAPLTQSSPAPDSEPLLLQGNDASKEIDLVACEEDPSVCPKTRGLGFIGILTGAADIFKSGLNAGIGIVNSVIGNADPTEAENVSVTPQPRQIIISQPPKVQVAQAQVHVQQRPQVHVAPPKVQVQQRPQVIVSQTKVLVPSPQGHVPQGPQVIVAPPQVLVPQGQQIIVSQTKVNVPQSQGHVPQGPQVIVAPPQGHVQQGQVIVSQEKVYGAPPQGPQVIVAPPQGHVPQGSQVIVSQTKVNVPPPQGYVQQGPQLIVAPPQGHVQQGSQVLVARPQILVSQRPQVLVGPAQVHVRPHGVINVYGVPQQQQILVRPPGVINVYGRPQQQQVFVPPGGTFG
- the LOC114330668 gene encoding basic salivary proline-rich protein 1-like isoform X1, yielding MNFRITAILIFVTAFAPLTQSSPAPDSEPLLLQGNDASKEIDLVACEEDPSVCPKTRGLGFIGILTGAADIFKSGLNAGIGIVNSVIGNADPTEAENVSVTPQPRQIIISQPPKVQVAQAQVHVQQRPQVHVAPPKVQVQQRPQVIVSQTKVLVPSPQGHVPQGPQVIVAPPQVLVPQGQQIIVSQTKVNVPQSQGHVPQGPQVIVAPPQGHVQQGQVIVSQEKVYGAPPQGPQVIVAPPQGHVPQGSQVIVSQTKVNVPPPQGYVQQGPQLIVAPPQGHVQQGSQVLVARPQILVSQRPQVLVGPAQVHVRPHGVINVYGVPQQQQILVRPPGVINVYGRPQQQQVFVPPGGTFG